The following are encoded together in the Blautia obeum ATCC 29174 genome:
- a CDS encoding response regulator transcription factor: protein MSRKVLVVDDEKLIVKGIRFNLEQDGMEVDCAYDGEEAVEKAKENKYDIILLDLMLPKMDGLEVCQQIREFSNVPIVMLTAKGEDMDKILGLDYGADDYITKPFNILEVKARIKAIMRRARSEHEEKEKAKTIEAGDLKLDCESRRVFIAGKEINLTAKEFDVLELLVFNPNKVYSRENLLNIVWGYEYPGDVRTVDVHIRRLREKIEANPSEPKYVHTKWGVGYYFQA from the coding sequence ATGAGCAGGAAAGTTTTAGTAGTTGATGACGAGAAACTGATCGTAAAAGGAATCCGTTTTAATCTGGAACAGGACGGTATGGAAGTTGACTGTGCTTATGACGGAGAAGAAGCGGTTGAGAAGGCAAAGGAGAATAAATACGATATTATCCTTCTGGACCTGATGCTTCCGAAGATGGATGGACTGGAAGTCTGCCAGCAGATCAGAGAATTCTCCAATGTTCCGATCGTCATGCTTACTGCAAAAGGTGAGGACATGGACAAGATCCTTGGACTGGACTACGGGGCAGATGACTATATTACAAAACCATTTAATATTCTTGAAGTAAAGGCCAGAATCAAAGCAATCATGCGTCGTGCGCGTTCTGAACATGAAGAAAAGGAAAAGGCGAAGACAATTGAAGCAGGCGATCTGAAACTGGACTGCGAGAGCCGCCGTGTATTTATTGCAGGCAAGGAAATTAATCTTACAGCAAAGGAATTTGATGTGCTGGAGCTTCTCGTATTCAATCCGAACAAGGTATACAGTCGTGAAAATCTTCTGAATATTGTCTGGGGATATGAATATCCGGGAGATGTCAGAACCGTTGATGTACATATTCGGCGTCTTCGTGAAAAAATCGAGGCTAATCCCAGTGAGCCTAAATATGTACACACCAAATGGGGCGTAGGATATTACTTCCAGGCATAA
- the holA gene encoding DNA polymerase III subunit delta has protein sequence MKNLQEDIKTGKFKNAYLLFGEEAYLKIQYKEKLIHALNPDDDTMNFTKYEGKGIEVREMIDLCETMPFFADHRVVLVENSGFFKNKCDELADYMKTLPDYLRLVFVEEEVDKRSRMYKAVKNCGRIVEFAKQDEKTLMRWAAGILAREGRKITTRDMELFLTKTGTDMGNIRMELEKLITYTMGQDIVTREDIEEICTTRTENKIFDMVRAVTERNQRRALDLYNDLLTLREPPMRILFLLSKQFRQMCLAKKMAGEGASQNEIATRLGVPSFVARNILACARAYSVEELEQAEEDFVDAEEAVKTGRLQDVLSVELLIVKYSTERKR, from the coding sequence GTGAAAAATTTACAGGAAGACATTAAAACAGGAAAATTCAAAAATGCATATCTTCTGTTTGGTGAGGAAGCGTATCTGAAGATTCAGTACAAAGAAAAGCTGATTCATGCATTAAATCCGGATGATGATACGATGAATTTTACCAAATATGAAGGAAAAGGAATTGAGGTGCGTGAAATGATCGACCTCTGTGAGACAATGCCTTTCTTTGCAGATCATCGTGTGGTCCTTGTGGAAAATTCCGGATTTTTTAAGAATAAATGTGATGAACTTGCAGATTATATGAAGACGCTGCCGGATTACCTGAGGCTGGTTTTTGTTGAAGAAGAGGTAGATAAACGAAGCCGTATGTATAAGGCGGTGAAAAACTGCGGCCGCATTGTAGAGTTTGCAAAGCAGGATGAAAAGACACTGATGCGCTGGGCAGCAGGTATTCTGGCGAGAGAAGGACGCAAGATCACGACCAGAGATATGGAACTTTTTCTGACAAAAACCGGTACGGATATGGGAAATATCCGTATGGAACTGGAGAAGCTGATCACATATACCATGGGACAGGATATTGTAACGAGAGAAGATATTGAGGAAATCTGTACAACACGGACAGAGAATAAGATCTTCGATATGGTTCGTGCAGTTACGGAGCGAAATCAGAGGAGAGCACTGGATCTGTATAATGATCTTCTGACGCTGCGTGAGCCGCCGATGAGGATACTGTTCCTGCTGTCGAAGCAATTCCGGCAGATGTGCCTTGCAAAGAAAATGGCAGGGGAAGGGGCATCTCAGAACGAAATTGCAACCAGACTTGGCGTACCGTCTTTTGTGGCAAGAAATATACTGGCCTGTGCGAGAGCTTACAGTGTTGAGGAGCTTGAACAGGCAGAAGAGGATTTTGTTGATGCGGAGGAGGCAGTGAAGACCGGAAGACTGCAGGATGTGCTGAGTGTGGAACTGTTGATAGTGAAATATAGTACTGAGAGAAAAAGATAA
- a CDS encoding FeoB-associated Cys-rich membrane protein — protein sequence MLANIIIMILILGYCAFIIYKSVKNTKEGKHTGCAGCSGNCGSCGGCSGAAFHKSTTQSSYKKNR from the coding sequence ATGCTGGCAAATATTATTATAATGATTCTGATTCTTGGATATTGTGCATTTATCATTTATAAAAGTGTAAAGAATACCAAAGAAGGTAAACATACGGGGTGTGCCGGATGCAGTGGAAACTGTGGAAGCTGCGGTGGATGCAGCGGTGCTGCTTTTCATAAGAGTACTACACAGTCTTCATATAAAAAGAACCGTTAG
- a CDS encoding GerMN domain-containing protein → MKKYIRVLLLAALVCSLLAGCSIETKSSKDSQDESKYHLYYLNESETVLREEPYSPGEETADFMVKDLMQKLGSKDAPDGEISLLPEDVSINSYEVQKDLLVIDFSKEYSKMSKIREVMTRDGVVQTFLQIPDIHKVQFTVGGQPLTNSRNQEVGEMTSDTFAQYTGKDKESYRYDTFTLYFMDKNGKNLVKETRNVYYRRSLPKERVVLEQLAKGPMEEGHYATIPDSSLVLSVITADRICYINMNSTFRDETPEVGGNISIYSVVNSIIDSCDVDRVQISIEGSTEGNFQDSLPLYKFYEKNEDLIAQDEEPK, encoded by the coding sequence ATGAAGAAATATATAAGAGTACTTCTTCTGGCAGCACTGGTTTGCAGTTTACTTGCCGGATGCAGTATTGAGACAAAAAGCAGTAAGGATTCGCAGGATGAGAGTAAGTACCATCTGTATTATCTGAACGAGAGTGAGACGGTTCTCAGAGAAGAACCATATTCACCCGGAGAAGAGACGGCAGATTTTATGGTAAAAGATCTTATGCAGAAGCTTGGGAGCAAAGATGCACCGGATGGGGAAATCAGCCTTCTTCCAGAAGATGTTTCCATCAATTCTTATGAAGTGCAGAAAGATCTGCTTGTCATAGACTTCAGTAAAGAATACTCAAAAATGAGCAAGATCCGGGAGGTTATGACACGCGACGGAGTTGTGCAGACATTTTTGCAGATTCCGGATATTCATAAAGTCCAGTTTACAGTTGGAGGTCAGCCGCTGACCAACTCGCGAAATCAGGAAGTTGGAGAGATGACTTCAGATACATTTGCACAATATACCGGAAAAGACAAAGAAAGCTATCGTTATGATACTTTTACACTGTATTTTATGGATAAAAATGGAAAAAATCTGGTGAAAGAAACCAGAAATGTATATTATCGAAGATCTCTTCCAAAAGAACGTGTCGTGCTTGAACAGCTTGCGAAGGGACCGATGGAAGAAGGGCATTATGCAACAATACCAGACAGTTCTCTGGTTTTGAGTGTGATTACAGCGGACAGGATCTGCTATATTAACATGAACAGTACTTTTCGTGATGAAACACCTGAAGTAGGAGGAAATATCTCTATTTACTCGGTTGTGAATTCTATTATAGATTCCTGTGATGTTGACAGGGTTCAGATATCTATTGAAGGAAGTACGGAGGGGAACTTCCAGGATAGCCTGCCGTTATACAAATTTTATGAAAAAAACGAAGATTTAATTGCACAGGACGAGGAACCAAAGTAG
- a CDS encoding ComEC/Rec2 family competence protein, with protein sequence MFYIQKGRLMKRRPVCLVCLILMFCIWLMDLAGFARISGNPLPESVQLYIEKHPEAVICGEVQQYQATEYSLSAYLKHVCLIVGSEQIPIKNLRVFLKSNKEFPIGTTVKISGKLEEIPEPRNPGEFDSRQFYACQKIYYFMKNGAVLAWSSKYSRYGQFMQNLKSKIMQTLDIAAKEDAGIFEAMLLGEKDNLEDEVKIRYQMAGIIHILAISGLHISVLGIGFFDLLKRAGFGNVSAGMVVLSVLLQYGILTGESVSAMRAVGMFLVAVGARIAGRTYDLLTALAVSAVLLLLDAPANLYNSGFWLSFGAVAGLGVVAPVLAGCIRVENRLAASVMKTLVSSIAVQMTTFPIMLRIYGEISLAGFFLNLLVLPTVSVVLVSGIAAVAVGMASVSAAVYVVLPGRVLLFLYEKLCELAAGIPFCTWIAGSPKLWQCAGYYVLLFLGVEILGMSRGTVTWNGATGKRAGNHAFMQEEKNHGEGKGWLRKYQLLSGISGIMLILGLGILIYHPSGNLQITCLDIGQGDCISIQLPQGQNFLIDGGSSNKKNIAHYQILPFLKNRGIGVIDAILISHTDNDHISGVLELFDYMRTHLTSVRVKNLILPEWTQPDDAYQQLVDKAQAAGVNVQKGRKGEQIALGKASLRFLSPDRGTAGTDANEDGMVVELTYGGFEGLFTGDIGTETEKKLLPELEDVDFLKVGHHGSRYSTCQEFLDVVRPELAVVSCSATNTYGHPSGETIERLEDSGAKIWYTMKEGAVTAETDGKEVWVDTFVHP encoded by the coding sequence GTGTTCTATATACAGAAAGGAAGGCTTATGAAAAGACGCCCGGTGTGTCTTGTATGCCTAATCCTGATGTTTTGTATATGGTTGATGGATCTGGCGGGATTTGCACGGATCAGTGGAAATCCTTTGCCGGAATCTGTACAATTATATATTGAAAAACATCCGGAAGCTGTCATCTGCGGGGAGGTGCAGCAATATCAGGCTACGGAATATTCTCTTTCTGCCTATCTTAAACATGTCTGTCTGATCGTCGGATCAGAACAAATTCCCATAAAAAATTTAAGAGTATTTTTAAAATCGAATAAAGAGTTCCCGATTGGAACCACTGTTAAGATTTCGGGAAAACTGGAAGAAATTCCTGAGCCACGAAATCCTGGAGAATTTGATTCCAGGCAATTCTACGCCTGTCAGAAAATCTACTATTTTATGAAAAACGGTGCGGTTCTGGCATGGAGCAGCAAATATTCCAGATATGGTCAGTTTATGCAGAATCTGAAAAGTAAGATAATGCAGACGCTGGATATTGCGGCAAAGGAAGATGCCGGTATTTTTGAAGCAATGCTGCTTGGTGAGAAAGATAACCTAGAAGATGAAGTTAAGATTCGTTACCAGATGGCGGGGATCATTCATATACTGGCAATTTCCGGACTTCACATCAGTGTACTGGGGATTGGATTTTTTGATCTGCTGAAAAGAGCCGGATTTGGAAATGTGTCTGCCGGGATGGTGGTGCTCAGTGTTCTTCTGCAATATGGAATCCTTACCGGGGAAAGTGTTTCTGCCATGCGGGCGGTAGGCATGTTTCTGGTGGCGGTTGGTGCAAGAATCGCAGGAAGAACCTATGATCTGCTGACGGCGCTGGCAGTGTCGGCGGTCCTTTTACTTCTGGATGCACCTGCAAATCTGTACAACAGTGGATTTTGGCTGTCGTTTGGGGCTGTTGCCGGACTTGGTGTAGTGGCACCGGTATTGGCAGGATGCATTAGAGTGGAGAATCGTCTGGCGGCATCCGTTATGAAAACACTGGTATCTTCGATAGCTGTGCAGATGACGACTTTTCCGATCATGCTGCGAATCTATGGAGAGATTTCGCTGGCTGGATTTTTTCTGAACCTGCTGGTGCTGCCGACAGTCAGTGTAGTACTGGTCAGTGGAATTGCAGCAGTTGCGGTTGGGATGGCATCGGTCAGTGCTGCAGTTTATGTGGTGCTGCCTGGAAGAGTGCTGCTTTTTCTGTATGAGAAACTCTGCGAACTGGCAGCAGGAATTCCGTTCTGTACATGGATCGCAGGAAGTCCGAAGCTGTGGCAATGTGCCGGATATTATGTATTGCTGTTTTTGGGAGTTGAAATTTTGGGAATGAGTCGGGGAACTGTCACATGGAATGGCGCAACTGGAAAAAGGGCGGGAAATCATGCATTCATGCAGGAAGAAAAGAATCATGGGGAAGGAAAAGGATGGCTGAGAAAATATCAGTTACTGTCAGGTATATCAGGAATCATGCTGATACTTGGACTGGGAATCCTCATTTATCATCCGTCTGGAAATCTGCAGATCACCTGTCTTGATATCGGACAGGGAGACTGTATTTCTATTCAGCTTCCACAGGGGCAGAATTTCCTGATCGATGGCGGCAGCAGTAACAAGAAGAATATTGCACACTATCAGATTCTGCCATTCCTTAAAAATCGGGGGATTGGAGTGATTGATGCTATTTTGATCTCACATACGGATAATGACCATATCAGTGGTGTGCTGGAACTGTTTGATTATATGAGGACACATCTTACTTCTGTCAGGGTGAAGAACCTGATCTTACCGGAATGGACACAACCGGACGATGCGTATCAGCAATTGGTGGATAAAGCGCAGGCAGCAGGCGTGAATGTACAAAAGGGAAGAAAAGGGGAACAAATTGCGCTTGGAAAAGCTTCTCTTCGATTCCTTTCACCGGATAGAGGGACTGCAGGAACAGATGCGAATGAAGACGGTATGGTCGTGGAACTGACATATGGCGGTTTTGAAGGGCTGTTTACCGGTGATATCGGGACAGAGACGGAGAAAAAACTTCTGCCGGAGCTGGAAGATGTAGATTTTCTGAAAGTGGGACATCATGGCTCCAGATATTCCACCTGTCAGGAATTTCTGGATGTGGTGAGACCGGAACTTGCGGTGGTCTCCTGCTCGGCAACAAATACATATGGACATCCGTCTGGCGAGACAATAGAACGGTTGGAAGATTCCGGGGCAAAGATTTGGTACACAATGAAAGAAGGGGCTGTGACAGCAGAGACCGATGGTAAGGAGGTATGGGTGGATACGTTTGTGCATCCGTGA
- a CDS encoding ComEA family DNA-binding protein: MKVNFYSLILSIFFLAGLSGMSGCQKNKTEIMLDGQDTVSESETQDDTQAGNDATEDLAEAKISAEAELSEMPVETEPEMIFVDVCGAVMNPGVYELDGSSRVFQAIEAAGGFLPEAAASAVNQAQPVSDGQQIYVPTQEEAEEGALPAAIQPADPGSETTDANGVVNINTADASALKSLSGIGDAKAQAILTYREEHGFFSSIEEIMQVPGIKESTFSAIKDKIAVK, from the coding sequence ATGAAAGTAAATTTTTACAGTCTGATATTGAGCATATTTTTTCTGGCAGGTTTGTCAGGAATGAGCGGATGTCAGAAAAACAAAACAGAAATAATGCTGGACGGACAGGATACTGTATCAGAATCAGAAACACAGGATGATACACAGGCTGGGAATGATGCAACAGAGGATCTGGCGGAAGCAAAAATATCAGCAGAAGCGGAGCTATCGGAGATGCCGGTGGAGACAGAGCCGGAAATGATTTTTGTGGATGTCTGCGGAGCAGTAATGAATCCGGGAGTTTATGAACTGGATGGGAGCAGCCGGGTTTTTCAGGCAATAGAGGCGGCTGGAGGATTTTTGCCGGAAGCAGCGGCTTCGGCCGTGAATCAGGCACAGCCGGTCAGTGACGGACAGCAGATTTATGTACCTACGCAGGAAGAAGCGGAAGAGGGAGCTTTACCTGCGGCAATACAGCCGGCGGATCCGGGATCTGAGACAACAGATGCAAATGGTGTAGTGAATATCAACACAGCAGATGCATCTGCTCTTAAGAGCCTGTCAGGAATCGGTGATGCCAAGGCACAGGCAATTCTTACGTACAGAGAGGAACATGGTTTCTTTTCCAGTATTGAGGAGATCATGCAGGTGCCGGGAATCAAAGAAAGTACGTTTTCGGCGATAAAGGATAAAATAGCTGTGAAATAA
- a CDS encoding DMT family transporter, whose translation MWGFFTALISGALMSIQGVFNTEVTKQTSLWVSTGWVQLSAFMVCVLAWIFTGRQSVSALWQVDNKYTLLGGVIGAFITITVIQSMGALGPAKAAMLIVISQLIVAYVIELLGMFGTMQQPFEWRKILGMLIAIAGIVIFKWE comes from the coding sequence ATGTGGGGATTTTTTACGGCATTGATCTCGGGAGCGCTGATGAGTATTCAGGGTGTTTTTAATACAGAAGTGACGAAACAGACCAGTTTATGGGTATCAACGGGATGGGTGCAGCTCTCAGCATTTATGGTCTGCGTGCTGGCATGGATATTTACAGGAAGACAGAGTGTTTCGGCATTATGGCAGGTAGATAATAAATACACGCTTCTTGGCGGAGTGATCGGGGCATTTATTACAATTACTGTTATTCAGAGCATGGGGGCACTTGGGCCTGCAAAAGCAGCTATGCTGATCGTCATTTCCCAGTTGATCGTGGCGTATGTAATTGAACTTTTGGGAATGTTTGGAACAATGCAGCAACCGTTTGAGTGGAGAAAGATTCTGGGAATGCTGATCGCGATTGCCGGCATTGTGATTTTTAAATGGGAATAA
- a CDS encoding sensor histidine kinase, giving the protein MVTKKKTKFFKSLRFRILVILLILGIVPSAIVTQLMISNYEKQAIEVKVSEVSTQCAILCNQIIKENYLNDSSSQSVNSKLELLSNVYGGRMVIVDRDLKVVADTYHVDEGRTLISPKVVKCFKNGEVTNYRRYGQMLEMAIPVKSADVPQIQGAMLVNISISDIMATVGEQEQMAMLLTGIIVALSVLLAYGLSTILVKPLASVTKSIEDLTDGYQKDEISVPDYTETELITDAFNKMLARMKVLDESRSEFVSNVSHELKTPMTSMKVLADSLVGQEGVPEELYQEFMRDITAEIDRENRIITDLLTLVKMDKKSADLQISHMDINQLLEDILKRLRPIADKRNIDLILDSFRPVEADVDELKFTSAISNLVENAIKYNVDDGWVRVSLDADHKFFYVTVADSGMGIPEDSIDRIFERFYRVDKSHSREIGGTGLGLAITRSTIAMHHGVIKVFSREGEGTTFSVRVPLSYIP; this is encoded by the coding sequence ATGGTAACGAAAAAAAAGACAAAGTTTTTTAAGAGTCTGCGTTTTCGGATACTGGTCATACTGCTCATACTGGGAATTGTGCCAAGTGCTATCGTGACACAACTCATGATCAGTAATTATGAAAAACAGGCAATTGAAGTAAAGGTAAGTGAGGTCAGTACACAGTGTGCGATTCTGTGTAATCAGATCATCAAAGAAAATTATCTCAATGACTCCAGCTCACAGTCTGTGAACAGCAAGCTGGAGTTGTTGTCTAATGTATATGGCGGAAGAATGGTGATTGTAGACAGAGATCTGAAAGTAGTTGCAGATACCTATCATGTAGATGAAGGACGGACGCTGATCTCACCAAAGGTCGTGAAGTGTTTTAAGAACGGAGAAGTCACAAATTACCGCAGATACGGGCAGATGCTGGAAATGGCTATTCCCGTAAAGAGCGCGGATGTCCCGCAGATTCAGGGAGCCATGCTTGTAAATATTTCAATCAGTGACATTATGGCAACGGTGGGAGAGCAGGAACAGATGGCGATGCTGCTCACAGGAATTATCGTTGCATTGTCTGTATTGCTTGCCTATGGCCTTTCTACGATTCTGGTCAAACCGCTGGCCAGTGTTACTAAATCCATCGAAGATCTTACTGACGGATATCAGAAAGATGAGATTTCAGTTCCGGATTATACAGAAACAGAGCTTATTACGGATGCATTCAATAAGATGCTTGCACGTATGAAAGTACTGGATGAATCAAGATCAGAGTTTGTTTCCAATGTGTCGCATGAACTGAAGACACCAATGACTTCCATGAAGGTTCTGGCAGATTCCCTTGTCGGACAGGAAGGAGTTCCGGAAGAACTTTATCAGGAATTTATGCGTGACATTACAGCGGAGATTGACAGGGAAAACCGTATTATTACCGATCTTCTGACTCTGGTAAAAATGGACAAGAAATCTGCAGATCTTCAGATCAGTCATATGGATATCAATCAGCTTCTGGAGGATATTCTCAAACGTCTGCGTCCGATCGCGGACAAACGCAATATTGACCTGATCCTTGACAGTTTCCGTCCTGTGGAAGCGGATGTGGATGAACTGAAATTTACATCTGCGATCAGTAACCTTGTTGAAAATGCGATAAAATACAATGTAGATGATGGCTGGGTACGTGTGTCACTTGACGCAGATCATAAGTTTTTCTATGTTACGGTAGCAGATTCCGGTATGGGTATCCCAGAGGATTCCATCGACCGTATTTTCGAGAGATTTTATCGTGTGGACAAATCACATTCCAGAGAGATCGGAGGAACCGGTCTTGGACTTGCGATAACAAGAAGTACGATTGCCATGCATCATGGTGTGATCAAAGTATTCAGCAGAGAAGGGGAAGGAACTACATTCTCAGTTCGTGTCCCGTTATCTTATATTCCGTAG
- a CDS encoding heavy-metal-associated domain-containing protein, with the protein MVDIIIVLIVIVLLGFALKGSIKHFKGESPCCGGGGGEIVLDIPNKKLENPILGKKVLKISGMHCEHCVKAVTEAINKIDGAAAKVNLSENEAVVSYDRELDDEQLRKIVKDAGYRVVSIK; encoded by the coding sequence GTGGTAGATATAATTATAGTACTGATCGTAATTGTTTTGCTTGGGTTTGCACTGAAAGGTTCTATCAAACATTTTAAAGGAGAAAGCCCATGCTGTGGAGGCGGCGGTGGAGAAATCGTTCTCGATATTCCGAATAAAAAACTTGAGAATCCGATACTTGGAAAGAAGGTTCTCAAAATTTCCGGTATGCACTGCGAACATTGCGTAAAGGCTGTCACAGAGGCAATCAATAAGATCGATGGAGCAGCTGCAAAAGTAAATCTTTCTGAGAACGAAGCAGTCGTTTCTTATGATCGCGAACTTGATGACGAACAGCTTAGAAAAATCGTCAAGGATGCAGGTTACAGAGTCGTAAGCATCAAATAA